The proteins below come from a single Drosophila kikkawai strain 14028-0561.14 chromosome 3R, DkikHiC1v2, whole genome shotgun sequence genomic window:
- the LOC138928955 gene encoding uncharacterized protein encodes MHILGMSEKNSITPGGSHNSGNPRVGIPTVRARILEALPNTPTHPVVAVADLAATLGNAPSQKEEKNKGDAAAFRKSSVLAHSPPLVPPPAPERSAVGDPTDSAKRGRDPASPTSGTKGTLPKRSKAAQEEAIPDVEVEQEMTLTRTECVTKLGQLLDELHSLVHEKQVRHINLAMKAMIAEMRKLKTGIEQSAVEPEKTSEPESVCGRCSQILPAGKPVESKAQQTAVVLRKDRAVQTDPWRRVSQQDGIVGASEVPRQRRAPPAQATAPAAPRNGARKARPDAPAMPRAPKRWHGSAGRPPEPEPVTAGNSWSTVVKKKPARRARPDAVVVEAPGKSYSEILALVTRREDRQLTDLGGAVTKVRRTARGNLLLEVARGSTESAESMRDSISKVLGEAAEVRALTEESKVCVFVIRNLDVITTEREIRTALAEQYQLSDGAVRIRSLRPGYGESKTAVFSLPCSMAKEVRRRGEVHIGWTRCRVREREGPPRCFRCLELGHVAIRCKSPVDKSGYCIKCGEAGHKAAACKKEPVILPASSGEADVRPGSKSRQAGKGAAQDLLTQTVREVAADVAILSEPYRVSVGGEWAKDRSGKAALWLCGGRRLRMSNILAADGFVRAEIGGYCCPNGQKIFSRHVTVSCWLCDNIAHIGCADLGQNGSRITDRIRENPGLDWTCPSCLHIKSDMRVFMRQTQLEFQSLAAGFKELSTRFQKAEHHFKSLKLLNPECPLMQFTPRAKPAAVDNGSGDDASSITTSMVEDLVRPLDQQPVNVLQASTLHAAAFAEAAAPVPILGGGEVALLPVQQLVYTNQASKSRAAAINEASVVSNANPEAAPNSRQFLALPNVDRHKVIVGGDFNAWAQECGSVSTNARGRAVLEAFASTDVVLLNDGERHTFVRAGAGAISQTARWGICHAYTGSDHEAIICSVGGPAEDTRAAPRPSKAYRPDTLCTQAFTNALDGMAAEVTGGANEIANRIAATLEHACDQSMRQRGSFRGNHRPVFWWSDAIADLRATCLRARRQLTRARGTSRVAERSEVYRTARKALKTAIRDAKRNRFLQLCDEAEDDPWGGAYRMVVKGLRAGSSAPSDPVALEGIVRALFPTGSPVTVEPSAEHHPNDACEVSEEEVIRMGKSVPPRKAPGPDAVPNRALKLSIALHPREFATLYSKCLEEGTFPERWKRQKLLLLAKPGKPPGEPSSYRPICLTDTTGKVFERIISVRLTAAIEEAGGLSPNQFGFRKGRSTLDAIETVTGIAKSAISGKRWKGGSKCYCLVVTLDIRNAFNTASWNRTLESLAALNIPGYLMRIARSYFSERVLTVATDLGSRAYEVSAGVPQGSVLGPLLWNTMYDGVLRLPMPSGTTIVGFADDVAVVVVANAHMIL; translated from the exons ATGCACATACTTGGAATGTCAGAGAAAAACTCaattactccaggtggcagccacaataGTGGAAATCCACGCGTGGGAATTCCCACGGTTAGGGcaaggattctggaggccctaccTAACACTCCAACACACCCTGTcgtggcggtggctgactTGGCCGCCACGCTAGGTAATGCACCAAGCCAGAAGGAAGAGAAGAACAAGGGAGACGCGGCGGCCTTTAGGAAGAGCAGCGTGTTGGCCCATTCCCCACCCCTCGTGCCACCACCGGCGCCTGAGAGGAGTGCGGTCGGCGACCCCACCGACTCGGCCAAGAGGGGCAGAGACCCGGCCAGCCCGACGAGCGGTACAAAGGGTACGCTTCCAAAGAGAAGCAAAGCCGCCCAGGAGGAGGCCATCCCTGACGTCGAGGTTGAGCAGGAGATGACGCTCACTCGCACCGAGTGCGTCACCAAGCTGGGACAGCTACTGGACGAACTCCACAGCCTGGTGCACGAGAAGCAGGTGCGCCACATCAACCTCGCAATGAAGGCGATGATTGCAGAGATGCGGAAGCTCAAAACCGGCATCGAGCAGTCAGCAGTGGAGCCCGAAAAAACGAGCGAGCCGGAGAGCGTATGCGGCAGATGCTCCCAGATTCTACCAGCTGGGAAGCCGGTAGAAAGCAAGGCACAACAGACGGCGGTAGTGCTAAGGAAAGACCGGGCAGTTCAGACTGACCCGTGGAGAAGGGTAAGCCAGCAAGACGGCATAGTCGGGGCTAGTGAAGTCCCCAGGCAGAGGCGAGCCCCACCAGCCCAGGCCACAGCCCCCGCAGCGCCGAGAAACGGTGCCAGAAAGGCACGGCCTGATGCCCCAGCGATGCCTCGGGCACCGAAGCGTTGGCATGGGAGCGCAGGAAGGCCACCCGAACCCGAGCCTGTGACTGCCGGGAATTCGTGGAGCACAGTGGTCAAGAAAAAACCAGCTCGCAGAGCACGCCCAGACGCGGTGGTAGTGGAAGCTCCAGGGAAGAGTTACAGCGAGATCCTGGCCCTGGTCACGAGAAGGGAGGACAGACAGCTGACAGATCTCGGAGGGGCTGTCACCAAGGTGCGCCGGACAGCTAGGGGAAATCTTCTCCTCGAAGTAGCCAGAGGGAGCACAGAGAGCGCTGAGTCCATGAGGGACAGCATCTCCAAGGTCCTGGGCGAGGCCGCGGAAGTGCGAGCCCTGACGGAGGAGTCGAAGGTCTGCGTCTTCGTGATACGTAACCTCGACGTGATCACGACGGAGAGGGAGATTCGTACCGCCCTCGCTGAGCAGTACCAGCTAAGCGACGGAGCAGTGAGGATACGTAGCCTCCGCCCCGGGTACGGGGAATCTAAAACGGCGGTCTTCAGCCTGCCTTGCTCGATGGCAAAGGAAGTCAGACGGCGCGGCGAGGTCCACATAGGTTGGACCAGGTGCAGAGTGCGGGAGCGCGAAGGCCCTCCTCGCTGCTTCAGATGCTTGGAACTTGGGCACGTCGCCATCAGGTGCAAGAGCCCGGTGGACAAGAGCGGCTACTGCATCAAGTGCGGCGAAGCAGGCCACAAGGCCGCTGCCTGCAAAAAGGAGCCAGTGATCCTTCCAGCGAGCTCCGGAGAGGCCGACGTTCGACCCGGCAGCAAAAGCCGCCAGGCCGGAAAAGGCG CGGCGCAGGACCTGCTTACGCAGACAGTGCGCGAGGTAGCGGCGGATGTGGCCATActcagcgagccatacagGGTGAGCGTGGGAGGAGAGTGGGCCAAGGACCGCTCTGGCAAGGCGGCTCTTTGGCTTTGCGGAGGCAGGCGACTACGGATGTCCAATATCCTGGCTGCGGACGGATTCGTGCGGGCGGAAATTGGCGGCTACTGC TGCCCGAAcggccaaaaaattttttcgcgGCATGTCACTGTCTCCTGCTGGCTCTGCGATAATATCGCTCACATTGGATGCGCCGATCTGGGGCAAAATGGATCGCGTATCACCGATCGCATTCGTGAAAATCCTGGATTGGACTGGACGTGCCCGAGCTGCCTGCATATCAAATCCGATATGCGGGTCTTCATGAGGCAGACTCAACTGGAGTTTCAGTCGTTGGCGGCCGGCTTTAAGGAGTTGTCAACTCGCTTCCAGAAGGCGGAACACCATTTCAAGTCGCTAAAACTGCTAA ACCCTGAATGCCCCCTTATGCAGTTCACCCCACGTGCCAAGCCTGCAGCCGTGGATAACGGCTCTGGTGATGATGCATCATCGATCACAACTTCTATGGTTGAAGATCTTGTCAGGCCGTTGGatcagcagcctgtcaacgTTCTCCAGGCGTCCACGTTGCACGCTGCTGCCTttgctgaagctgctgcaccAGTTCCCATTCTCGGAGGGGGTGAAGTCGCCTTACTCCCGGTTCAGCAGCTTGTCTACACCAATCAGGCATCCAAGtcgcgtgctgctgccatcaacgaAGCGTCGGTGGTGTCGAATGCCAACCCAGAAGCGgcccccaacagtcgacaatttctggcgttgccaaacgtggaccg GCACAAAGTTATTGTCGGAggagacttcaacgcctgggcccaGGAATGCGGATCCGTCtcgaccaacgccagaggacgCGCGGTGCTCGAGGCGTTTGCATCGACAGACGTCGTCCTCCTTAACGACGGTGAGCGGCATACGTTCGtcagagcaggagcaggagcaattTCCCAAACCGCTAGATGGGGAATTTGCCACGCATACACCGGGAGCGACCATGAGGCTATCATATGCTCAGTGGGAGGTCCCGCGGAAGATACCCGTGCAGCACCGCGGCCCAGCAAAGCCTACCGGCCAGACACTCTGTGCACGCAGGCGTTCACAAACGCGCTGGACGGCATGGCGGCCGAAGTGACGGGTGGAGCCAACGAAATTGCGAACCGCATCGCAGCAACCCTGGAGCACGCCTGCGACCAGAGTATGCGCCAGAGAGGCTCGTTTCGAGGAAACCACAGACCAGtgttctggtggagcgacGCGATCGCCGACCTCAGGGCCACCTGCCTTCGAGCCCGTAGGCAGCTGACTCGTGCACGCGGAACCTCACGAGTCGCTGAGCGTAGCGAGGTCTACAGGACGGCGAGAAAGGCCCTCAAGACGGCCATAAGGGACGCCAAGAGGAACCGTTTCCTGCAACTCTGCGACGAGGCGGAGGACGACCCCTGGGGCGGAGCGTACAGGATGGTGGTCAAAGGGCTGAGAGCCGGCAGCTCTGCTCCATCGGACCCCGTAGCCCTAGAAGGCATAGTGCGAGCGCTTTTCCCGACAGGATCTCCCGTGACTGTCGAGCCCAGTGCAGAGCACCACCCCAACGATGCCTGCGAAGTGTCGGAAGAGGAGGTGATCCGGATGGGTAAGAGCGTGCCCCCAAGGAAGGCGCCGGGGCCGGACGCTGTGCCCAACAGGGCATTGAAGCTGTCCATCGCCTTACACCCGAGGGAGTTCGCAACCCTGTACTCCAAGTGCCTGGAGGAGGGGACCTTCCCAGAAAGATGGAAGAGGCAGAAGCTGCTGCTACTCGCCAAGCCGGGCAAGCCCCCGGGGGAGCCATCCTCCTATAGGCCCATTTGCCTCACGGACACCACTGGTAAGGTCTTCGAGCGGATCATATCCGTCAGATTGACTGCGGCCATCGAGGAGGCCGGAGGTCTCTCCCCAAACCAGTTTGGGTTCAGGAAAGGGAGGTCAACGCTGGACGCCATCGAGACGGTGACGGGAATAGCCAAATCGGCCATCTCCGGTAAGAGGTGGAAAGGCGGCTCCAAATGTTATTGTCTAGTGGTAACGCTAGACATACGAAACGCCTTCAACACCGCAAGCTGGAACCGAACGCTGGAGTCCCTCGCCGCCCTGAATATTCCAGGGTACCTCATGAGGATAGCAAGGAGCTATTTCAGTGAGAGAGTGCTCACTGTGGCAACGGACTTGGGCTCCAGAGCATACGAAGTCTCCGCCGGAGTCCCTCAGGGCTCCGTGctgggacccctgctctggaatacCATGTACGACGGCGTGTTGCGGCTCCCAATGCCCAGTGGCACGACCATTGTGGGGTTCGCTGACGACGTGGCGGTGGTCGTAGTCgctaatgcccatatgatactgtaa